Proteins from a genomic interval of Sparus aurata chromosome 21, fSpaAur1.1, whole genome shotgun sequence:
- the asip2b gene encoding agouti-signaling protein 2b has translation MRKITGKHLLCLFLLAIPLSWAEDAKKDVRKTENDTAWSQVKTRRLFARRKISPPQESRIPKHRANIMTPARRCSRLMENCSSHVPCCDPCASCRCRLFNTICHCWRMNPLCLKKT, from the exons atgaggAAGATCACCGGCAAACACTTGCTGTGCCTCTTCTTGCTTGCCATCCCGCTGTCCTGGGCAGAGGACGCGAAGAAAGATGTGAGGAAGACTGAGAATGACACAG CTTGGAGCCAAGTGAAGACCAGGCGACTGTTTGCAAGGCGAAAGATATCTCCACCACAGGAAAGTCGCATCCCT aagcacaGGGCAAACATCATGACTCCTGCACGTCGCTGCAGCCGCCTGATGGAAAACTGCTCCTCTCACGTGCCGTGCTGTGACCCCTGCGCCTCCTGCCGCTGTCGACTCTTCAACACCATCTGCCACTGCTGGAGAATGAACCCCCTGTGCTTAAAGAAAACGTAG
- the ripk2 gene encoding receptor-interacting serine/threonine-protein kinase 2 isoform X1: MINPQRLHVKGSLTAMEPSAAIGCMNIGSLTSTLPVIPYQKLTDLYYLSRGGFGTVFKAQHSDWRTTVAIKCLKLDSPVGERERNCLLKEAEVLHKARFNYIIQIFGICNEPEFFCIVTEFMSNGSLDLLLHEKDMYPELAWPLRLRILYEIALGVNFLHNMNPPLLHHDLKTQNILLDGEFHVKIADFGLSKWRQLSVSKGSGSKPTEMGGTVIYMPPEKYEPSKSRRADVKHDMYSYAIIMWEVLSRQIPFEEMTNPMQIMFSVLRGMRPDTSLDSLPPEIPSRETLISLMTCGWTEKPDERPSFLKCLIELEPMVRTFDEIDFLEAVLEIKRSKLRGRSGCCAAQSVSDKRSEEGSLNMLKDRPSLWPESSTSGSGSCSSQDTDISLPGDLISSNAAPSKEGLPSSFSPPSLERPQSLKDIDMVNNLNQSARPIHDWNIPVKSAMPVTEYDTWQDNSPLKLQPQQPAEYSPPLLHSPPSEGPIAQWISTRREAIVNQMTEACLNQSLDALLARSMLMREDYELVRNQPTRTAKVRQLLDNCHRHNEDFCRVIVRKLHDNKQNGLQPYPADIGSPITAVLPSAPPLSMSCSFPRNV, translated from the exons ATGATAAATCCTCAGAGACTTCACGTTAAAGGCTCACTAACTGCTATGGAGCCGTCCGCGGCTATTGGCTGTATGAACATTGGGAGTCTGACCAGCACCCTGCCGGTGATCCCCTACCAGAAGCTGACCGACCTGTACTACCTGAGCAGGGGGGGCTTCGGCACCGTGTTCAAGGCGCAACACTCAGACTGGAGGACCACTGTGGCCATCAAGTGCCTGAAACTCGACAGTCCTGTTGGAGAGAG AGAGAGGAACTGCCTGCTGAAGGAGGCGGAAGTGCTCCACAAAGCCAGGTTCAACTACATCATCCAGATTTTTGGCATCTGCAACGAGCCTGAGTTCTTCTGCATAGTCACAGAGTTTATGAGCAATGGATCTCTGGACCTGTTGCTACACGAG AAGGACATGTATCCTGAGCTTGCCTGGCCTTTGCGACTCAGGATTCTGTATGAGATCGCACTGGGGGTTAACTTCCTTCACAACATGAACCCACCCCTCTTACATCATGACCTAAAGACACAGAATATACTGCTGGATGGTGAATTTCATGTGAAG ATTGCAGACTTTGGCCTCTCAAAGTGGCGGCAGCTGTCGGTCAGTAAAGGCTCGGGGTCCAAGCCTACAGAGATGGGGGGCACTGTTATCTACATGCCCCCTGAGAAGTATGAACCATCCAAGAGCCGCCGGGCTGATGTGAAACACGACATGTACAG CTATGCCATCATTATGTGGGAAGTGCTCTCCAGGCAGATTCCATTTGAAG AGATGACCAACCCCATGCAGATCATGTTCAGTGTGCTGCGTGGGATGCGTCCTGACACGAGTCTGGACAGTCTGCCCCCTGAGATCCCCAGCAGAGAAACTCTCATCAGTTTAATGACCTGCGGCTGGACTGAAAAACCCGATGAGCGACCTTCCTTCCTCA AGTGTTTGATCGAGCTGGAGCCGATGGTGAGAACGTTCGACGAGATTGACTTTCTGGAGGCCGTGTTGGAGAtcaagaggtcaaag TTGAGGGGGAGATCGGGCTGTTGTGCAGCCCAGTCAGTGAGTGACAAGAGGAGTGAGGAGGGATCGCTGAACATGCTGAAGGACAGGCCCAGCCTCTGGCCG GAGAGCTCCACCTCAGGCTCAGGCTCTTGCTCCTCCCAGGACACAGACATATCTCTACCAGGCGACCTCATCAGCAGCAATGCTGCACCCTCTAAAG AGGGGCTTCCGTCGTCATTCTCACCTCCCTCTCTGGAGCGTCCGCAGTCTTTGAAGGACATCGACATGGTCAACAATCTGAACCAGAGTGCCAGGCCCATACATGACTGGAACATACCTGTCAAATCGGCCATGCCCGTCACTGAATACGATACATGGCAGGATAACAGCCCCCTTAAGCTGCAGCCTCAGCAACCAG CAGAATACTCTCCTCCCTTGCTGCACTCCCCTCCCTCAGAAGGCCCGATCGCCCAGTGGATCTCTACCCGGCGCGAGGCGATTGTCAACCAGATGACGGAGGCCTGTCTGAACCAGAGCTTGGATGCCCTTTTGGCGCGCTCCATGCTGATGCGTGAGGATTACGAACTGGTAAGGAACCAGCCCACCCGCACCGCCAAAGTCCGCCAGCTCCTGGACAACTGCCACCGGCACAACGAAGACTTCTGCCGCGTCATCGTCCGCAAGCTGCACGACAACAAGCAGAATGGTCTGCAGCCATACCCTGCAGATATTGGCTCCCCTATCACTGCCGTGCTCCCTAGCGCGCCACCACTGTCCATGTCTTGCAGTTTCCCCAGGAACGTGTAG
- the LOC115572206 gene encoding sorting nexin-16-like produces the protein MWITHNLPSVFDDPAIYQQDGTCTAQNRHKTWDHYTDLTSPGPPQMAAPFVPLPFPADWTGACRSWTRRGSRIHPASSMDSEPSPSQSISWVIGAGPCSVVDGTPIPDDSWSRPKEGVLDGLSTLLEDEGSRCDRPITPTLLGYDILEGRAKFTVYKILVREGQGDSWVIFRRYKDFHRLHDKLKKLFPSFCLALPPKRWFKDNYDEEFLDKRQIGLQTFLQKLTLHKDVISSEAVRNFLCLVDPPSPFDSPEDIRAFCETLEETNHHLQMKLSESQREFDILKRTLEEKEYYISLLVKKAKPLTLSAASCQWMDGCEWIKAATHRRI, from the exons ATGTGGATCACACACAACCTGCCTAGTGTTTTTGATGATCCAGCAATCTATCAACAGGACGGCACCTGCACAGCTCAGAACAGACACAAAACCTGGGATCATTACACGGACCTGAC TTCACCTGGACCACCACAGATGGCTGCTCCCTTTGTTCCACTCCCATTCCCAGCGGACTGGACTGGAGCGTGCAGGTCCTGGACAAGGAGAGGATCTCGCATACATCCTGCTTCATCCATGGACTCTGAGCCCTCACCTTCACAAAGTATCTCCTGGGTGATAGGAGCTGGACCCTGCAGTGTTGTAGATGGGACTCCAATCCCAGATGACTCCTGGAGTAGACCCAAAGAAGGTGTGTTGGATGGGTTATCCACACTGCTGGAGGATGAAGGGAGCCGCTGCGACAGACCTATCACCCCAACACTGCTGGGCTATGATATCCTGGAGGGGAGGGCAAAGTTTACG GTGTATAAGATCCTGGTGAGGGAGGGGCAAGGAGACAGCTGGGTGATCTTCAGAAGATACAAAGACTTCCACAGGCTCCATGACAAG CTTAAAAAGCTGTTTCCCAGTTTCTGTCTTGCTCTGCCTCCTAAGCGCTGGTTCAAAGACAACTATGATGAGGAATTTCTAGACAAGAGGCAGATCGGGCTGCAGACATTTCTGCAGAAGTTGACGCTACACAAAGACGTCAtcagcag TGAAGCCGTCAGAAACTTTCTGTGTTTGGTTGACCCACCAAGTCCATTTGACAGCCCGGAGGATATAAGG GCTTTTTGTGAGACTCTGGAGGAGACTAACCATCATCTTCAGATGAAACTCTCGGAAAGTCAGAGAGAGTTTGATATTTTGAAGAGGACCCTTGAGGAGAAGGAATACTACATCAGCCTCCTGGTGAAGAAAGCCAA ACCCCTGACACTTTCTGCAGCGAGCTgtcaatggatggatggatgtgagTGGATaaaagcagcaacacacagacGTATATGA
- the ripk2 gene encoding receptor-interacting serine/threonine-protein kinase 2 isoform X2, with the protein MINPQRLHVKGSLTAMEPSAAIGCMNIGSLTSTLPVIPYQKLTDLYYLSRGGFGTVFKAQHSDWRTTVAIKCLKLDSPVGERERNCLLKEAEVLHKARFNYIIQIFGICNEPEFFCIVTEFMSNGSLDLLLHEKDMYPELAWPLRLRILYEIALGVNFLHNMNPPLLHHDLKTQNILLDGEFHVKIADFGLSKWRQLSVSKGSGSKPTEMGGTVIYMPPEKYEPSKSRRADVKHDMYSYAIIMWEVLSRQIPFEEMTNPMQIMFSVLRGMRPDTSLDSLPPEIPSRETLISLMTCGWTEKPDERPSFLKCLIELEPMVRTFDEIDFLEAVLEIKRSKLRGRSGCCAAQSVSDKRSEEGSLNMLKDRPSLWPESSTSGSGSCSSQDTDISLPGDLISSNAAPSKEGLPSSFSPPSLERPQSLKDIDMVNNLNQSARPIHDWNIPVKSAMPVTEYDTWQDNSPLKLQPQQPEYSPPLLHSPPSEGPIAQWISTRREAIVNQMTEACLNQSLDALLARSMLMREDYELVRNQPTRTAKVRQLLDNCHRHNEDFCRVIVRKLHDNKQNGLQPYPADIGSPITAVLPSAPPLSMSCSFPRNV; encoded by the exons ATGATAAATCCTCAGAGACTTCACGTTAAAGGCTCACTAACTGCTATGGAGCCGTCCGCGGCTATTGGCTGTATGAACATTGGGAGTCTGACCAGCACCCTGCCGGTGATCCCCTACCAGAAGCTGACCGACCTGTACTACCTGAGCAGGGGGGGCTTCGGCACCGTGTTCAAGGCGCAACACTCAGACTGGAGGACCACTGTGGCCATCAAGTGCCTGAAACTCGACAGTCCTGTTGGAGAGAG AGAGAGGAACTGCCTGCTGAAGGAGGCGGAAGTGCTCCACAAAGCCAGGTTCAACTACATCATCCAGATTTTTGGCATCTGCAACGAGCCTGAGTTCTTCTGCATAGTCACAGAGTTTATGAGCAATGGATCTCTGGACCTGTTGCTACACGAG AAGGACATGTATCCTGAGCTTGCCTGGCCTTTGCGACTCAGGATTCTGTATGAGATCGCACTGGGGGTTAACTTCCTTCACAACATGAACCCACCCCTCTTACATCATGACCTAAAGACACAGAATATACTGCTGGATGGTGAATTTCATGTGAAG ATTGCAGACTTTGGCCTCTCAAAGTGGCGGCAGCTGTCGGTCAGTAAAGGCTCGGGGTCCAAGCCTACAGAGATGGGGGGCACTGTTATCTACATGCCCCCTGAGAAGTATGAACCATCCAAGAGCCGCCGGGCTGATGTGAAACACGACATGTACAG CTATGCCATCATTATGTGGGAAGTGCTCTCCAGGCAGATTCCATTTGAAG AGATGACCAACCCCATGCAGATCATGTTCAGTGTGCTGCGTGGGATGCGTCCTGACACGAGTCTGGACAGTCTGCCCCCTGAGATCCCCAGCAGAGAAACTCTCATCAGTTTAATGACCTGCGGCTGGACTGAAAAACCCGATGAGCGACCTTCCTTCCTCA AGTGTTTGATCGAGCTGGAGCCGATGGTGAGAACGTTCGACGAGATTGACTTTCTGGAGGCCGTGTTGGAGAtcaagaggtcaaag TTGAGGGGGAGATCGGGCTGTTGTGCAGCCCAGTCAGTGAGTGACAAGAGGAGTGAGGAGGGATCGCTGAACATGCTGAAGGACAGGCCCAGCCTCTGGCCG GAGAGCTCCACCTCAGGCTCAGGCTCTTGCTCCTCCCAGGACACAGACATATCTCTACCAGGCGACCTCATCAGCAGCAATGCTGCACCCTCTAAAG AGGGGCTTCCGTCGTCATTCTCACCTCCCTCTCTGGAGCGTCCGCAGTCTTTGAAGGACATCGACATGGTCAACAATCTGAACCAGAGTGCCAGGCCCATACATGACTGGAACATACCTGTCAAATCGGCCATGCCCGTCACTGAATACGATACATGGCAGGATAACAGCCCCCTTAAGCTGCAGCCTCAGCAACCAG AATACTCTCCTCCCTTGCTGCACTCCCCTCCCTCAGAAGGCCCGATCGCCCAGTGGATCTCTACCCGGCGCGAGGCGATTGTCAACCAGATGACGGAGGCCTGTCTGAACCAGAGCTTGGATGCCCTTTTGGCGCGCTCCATGCTGATGCGTGAGGATTACGAACTGGTAAGGAACCAGCCCACCCGCACCGCCAAAGTCCGCCAGCTCCTGGACAACTGCCACCGGCACAACGAAGACTTCTGCCGCGTCATCGTCCGCAAGCTGCACGACAACAAGCAGAATGGTCTGCAGCCATACCCTGCAGATATTGGCTCCCCTATCACTGCCGTGCTCCCTAGCGCGCCACCACTGTCCATGTCTTGCAGTTTCCCCAGGAACGTGTAG